In a genomic window of Streptomyces katrae:
- a CDS encoding MFS transporter gives MTQQKLGPSAVWALVLTGAAGFMAALDNLVVTTALPAIRADLGGKLEDLEWTVNAYTLTFAVLLMFGSALGDRFGRRRLFTTGLALFTVASAAAALSPGIGQLIAARAVQGAGAAVMMPLSLTLLTAAVPAARRGLALGIYGAVTGLAVASGPLIGGSLTEHVSWQWIFWLNVPIGLALIPLARLRLAESTVPDARLDLPGTLLISGGLFGIVYGLVNANAHGWTSAPVLTALIAGSALVGGFVRHGFRNSDPVLPMRLFRDRGFLGINLASLLMYLGMFGSIFLLSQFLQGVAGYSPTGAGLRMLPWTGMGIVVAPLAGILSDRIGGRPVVAAGLTLQALGLGWFALVLSPGVSYAAQLPALVLSGIGMSLYFAPANHVLMSTVAAADQGKASGTNNALREVGGALGVAVLASVFSAHGGYRTPQTFTDGTVPALWIGAAAVALAAVLALLLPRGTKRPSPAPAAATPSARTPEVTAAS, from the coding sequence ATGACCCAGCAGAAACTCGGGCCGTCCGCGGTCTGGGCCCTCGTCCTCACCGGCGCCGCCGGCTTCATGGCAGCCCTCGACAACCTCGTCGTCACCACCGCCCTCCCCGCCATCCGCGCCGACCTCGGCGGGAAGCTGGAGGACCTGGAATGGACGGTGAACGCCTACACGCTCACCTTCGCCGTCCTGCTGATGTTCGGCTCCGCCCTCGGCGACCGCTTCGGCCGCCGCCGGCTCTTCACCACCGGCCTCGCCCTCTTCACCGTCGCCTCCGCGGCCGCCGCCCTCTCTCCCGGCATAGGCCAGCTCATCGCCGCCCGCGCCGTCCAGGGCGCCGGTGCGGCGGTCATGATGCCGCTCAGCCTCACCCTCCTCACCGCCGCCGTCCCGGCCGCCCGCCGCGGCCTGGCCCTCGGGATCTACGGAGCCGTCACCGGCCTGGCCGTCGCCAGCGGACCCCTCATCGGCGGCAGCCTCACCGAGCACGTCTCCTGGCAGTGGATCTTCTGGCTGAACGTGCCCATCGGCCTCGCCCTGATCCCCCTCGCCCGCCTGCGCCTCGCCGAGTCCACCGTCCCGGACGCCCGCCTCGACCTCCCCGGCACCCTCCTCATCAGCGGCGGCCTCTTCGGCATCGTCTACGGCCTGGTCAACGCCAACGCCCACGGCTGGACCAGCGCCCCCGTCCTCACCGCGCTCATCGCCGGCAGCGCCCTCGTCGGCGGCTTCGTCCGCCACGGCTTCCGCAACTCCGACCCCGTCCTGCCCATGCGGCTCTTCCGCGACCGCGGCTTCCTCGGGATCAACCTCGCCAGCCTGCTGATGTACCTCGGCATGTTCGGGTCGATCTTCCTGCTCAGCCAGTTCCTCCAGGGCGTCGCCGGCTACTCGCCCACCGGGGCGGGCCTGCGCATGCTCCCCTGGACCGGCATGGGCATCGTCGTCGCCCCGCTCGCCGGGATCCTCTCCGACCGGATCGGCGGCCGCCCCGTCGTCGCCGCCGGCCTGACCCTCCAGGCCCTGGGCCTCGGCTGGTTCGCCCTCGTCCTGAGCCCCGGCGTCTCCTACGCCGCCCAGCTCCCGGCCCTCGTCCTCAGCGGGATCGGCATGTCCCTGTACTTCGCACCGGCCAACCACGTGCTCATGTCCACCGTGGCCGCCGCCGACCAGGGCAAGGCCTCCGGCACCAACAACGCCCTCCGCGAGGTCGGCGGCGCCCTCGGTGTGGCCGTCCTGGCCTCCGTCTTCTCCGCCCACGGCGGCTACCGGACCCCGCAGACCTTCACCGACGGCACCGTCCCCGCCTTGTGGATCGGCGCCGCAGCCGTCGCCCTCGCCGCTGTCCTCGCCCTGCTCCTGCCCCGCGGGACCAAGCGGCCGTCCCCGGCCCCGGCCGCCGCCACCCCGTCCGCCCGCACGCCCGAGGTGACCGCCGCCAGCTGA
- a CDS encoding YajQ family cyclic di-GMP-binding protein produces MADSSFDIVSKVERQEVDNALNQAAKELSQRYDFKGTGASIAWSGEKILMEANSEERVKAVLDVFETKLVKRGISLKALDAGEPQLSGKEYKIFASIEEGISQENAKKVAKMIRDEGPKGVKAQVQGDELRVSSKSRDDLQAVQALLKGKDLDFAIQFVNYR; encoded by the coding sequence ATGGCCGACTCCAGTTTCGACATCGTCTCGAAGGTCGAGCGGCAGGAGGTCGACAACGCCCTCAACCAGGCCGCCAAGGAGCTCTCGCAGCGCTACGACTTCAAGGGCACCGGCGCCTCGATCGCCTGGTCCGGCGAGAAGATCCTGATGGAGGCGAACTCCGAGGAGCGCGTCAAGGCCGTCCTCGACGTGTTCGAGACCAAGCTGGTCAAGCGGGGCATCTCGCTCAAGGCGCTGGACGCCGGCGAGCCGCAGCTCTCCGGCAAGGAGTACAAGATCTTCGCCTCGATCGAGGAGGGCATCTCCCAGGAGAACGCCAAGAAGGTCGCGAAGATGATCCGTGACGAGGGCCCCAAGGGCGTCAAGGCCCAGGTCCAGGGCGATGAGCTGCGCGTCAGCTCCAAGAGCCGCGATGACCTCCAGGCCGTCCAGGCCCTCCTCAAGGGCAAGGACCTGGACTTCGCCATCCAGTTCGTGAACTACCGCTGA
- a CDS encoding SulP family inorganic anion transporter, producing the protein MPGAGSFRADLGASVVVALVALPLCVGVAVASGVPAELGIVTGVVGGLVTGWFRGSELQVSGPAAGLTVLVYEAVGTYGLPALGVLVLAAGMVQLGLGALRLGRWFRAISLAVVHGMLAGIGLVLIAGQLYALGGVRAPGQTLAKLGGMHELGARADWAAVALGAGTVAVLVLWRRVPARLRVVPGALVGVAAATAAAALLRLPVETVRVTGVLEAVSPPGWSDFGALGSVGAVGTVVALALIASAETLFSAAAVDRMHEGPRTDYDRELAAQGVGNAVCGLLGALPMTAVIVRSSANVEAGARTRASRILHGGWLLLFAVALPQVLEVVPLAALAGVLLHAGWKLLPARAVAALWRTHRGEAVVLVVTAGSILATSLFEGVLVGLGLAVAKAAWETSHVHVEEVWEGEELCVRVVGNASFLRLPKLLDSLEALPHGAPVRLDLSGLRHLDHACLTALEGWERKRTPLPGREGVI; encoded by the coding sequence ATGCCTGGGGCCGGCAGTTTCCGAGCGGACCTCGGGGCGTCCGTCGTCGTCGCCCTCGTGGCGCTCCCGCTCTGCGTCGGCGTCGCCGTGGCCTCCGGTGTCCCCGCCGAGCTGGGGATCGTCACCGGGGTCGTGGGCGGGCTGGTCACCGGCTGGTTCCGGGGCAGCGAACTCCAGGTCAGCGGGCCCGCCGCCGGGCTGACCGTCCTCGTCTACGAGGCCGTGGGCACCTACGGCCTGCCCGCGCTGGGGGTCCTCGTGCTGGCCGCCGGCATGGTCCAGCTGGGTCTGGGCGCGCTGCGGCTCGGGCGGTGGTTCCGGGCGATCTCCCTGGCCGTGGTGCACGGGATGCTGGCCGGGATCGGGCTCGTGCTGATCGCCGGGCAGCTCTACGCCCTCGGCGGGGTGCGGGCCCCCGGGCAGACCCTCGCCAAGCTGGGCGGGATGCACGAGCTGGGGGCACGGGCCGACTGGGCCGCCGTGGCGCTGGGGGCGGGGACCGTCGCCGTCCTGGTGCTGTGGCGGCGGGTGCCGGCGCGGCTGCGCGTGGTGCCGGGGGCGCTCGTCGGGGTCGCGGCCGCCACCGCCGCGGCCGCGCTGCTGCGGCTGCCCGTCGAGACCGTCCGGGTGACGGGGGTGCTGGAGGCCGTGTCGCCGCCGGGCTGGTCGGACTTCGGTGCGCTGGGCTCCGTGGGGGCGGTCGGGACGGTGGTGGCGCTCGCACTGATCGCCTCCGCCGAGACCCTCTTCAGCGCGGCCGCCGTCGACCGGATGCACGAGGGGCCGCGCACCGACTACGACCGCGAGCTGGCCGCCCAGGGGGTCGGCAACGCGGTGTGCGGGCTGCTCGGGGCCCTGCCGATGACCGCCGTCATCGTGCGCAGCTCGGCGAACGTGGAGGCCGGGGCGCGCACCCGGGCGTCCCGGATCCTGCACGGGGGCTGGCTGCTGCTGTTCGCCGTGGCCCTGCCGCAGGTGCTGGAGGTGGTGCCGCTCGCGGCGCTCGCCGGGGTGTTGCTGCACGCGGGCTGGAAGCTGCTGCCGGCGCGGGCGGTGGCCGCGCTGTGGCGGACGCACCGGGGCGAGGCGGTGGTGCTGGTGGTGACGGCCGGCTCGATCCTGGCCACCAGTCTCTTCGAGGGGGTGCTGGTCGGGCTGGGCCTGGCGGTGGCCAAGGCCGCCTGGGAGACCTCCCACGTGCACGTCGAGGAGGTCTGGGAGGGTGAGGAGCTCTGCGTGCGGGTCGTGGGGAACGCCAGCTTCCTGCGGCTGCCGAAGCTGCTGGACTCCCTGGAGGCCCTGCCGCACGGGGCGCCGGTGCGGCTCGACCTGAGCGGGCTGCGGCACCTGGACCACGCCTGTCTGACGGCGCTGGAGGGCTGGGAGCGCAAGCGGACGCCGCTTCCCGGACGCGAGGGCGTCATCTAA
- a CDS encoding UDP-N-acetylmuramate dehydrogenase — protein sequence MPRRDARGTDRTLVHVQELHDAPLAPLTTFRLGGPAARLVTATTDAEVVETVRAADASGTPLLVIGGGSNLVIGDEGFDGTALRIATTGFTLDGTTLELAAGENWSDAVARTVEAGLAGIECLAGIPGSAGATPIQNVGAYGQEVCDTITEVVAYDRTTGETVTLTAAECAFRYRHSLFKDQPDRYVVLRVRFALEDAGGLSAPVKYPETARALGVEAGDRVPAAVARETVLRLRAGKGMVLDPADHDTWSAGSFFHNPILTDEAYAAFLARVQDRLGPDTAPPAYPAGEGRTKTSAAWLIDKAGFTKGYGTGPARISTKHTLALTNRGQATTEDLLALAREVVAGVHAAFGVTLVNEPVTVGVRL from the coding sequence GTGCCCCGCCGGGATGCGAGGGGGACGGACCGTACTCTTGTCCACGTGCAGGAACTCCACGACGCCCCCCTCGCCCCGCTGACCACCTTCCGCCTCGGCGGCCCCGCGGCCCGGCTGGTCACCGCGACCACCGACGCCGAGGTGGTCGAAACCGTCCGCGCCGCGGACGCGAGCGGCACCCCGCTGCTGGTCATCGGCGGCGGCAGCAACCTCGTCATCGGCGACGAGGGCTTCGACGGCACCGCCCTGCGCATCGCCACCACCGGCTTCACCCTCGACGGCACCACCCTGGAACTCGCCGCCGGCGAGAACTGGAGCGACGCCGTCGCCCGCACCGTCGAAGCCGGCCTCGCGGGCATCGAATGCCTCGCCGGGATCCCCGGCTCCGCCGGCGCCACCCCGATCCAGAACGTCGGGGCGTACGGCCAGGAGGTCTGCGACACCATCACCGAGGTCGTCGCCTACGACCGCACCACCGGCGAGACCGTCACCCTGACCGCCGCCGAATGCGCCTTCCGCTACCGCCACAGCCTCTTCAAGGACCAGCCCGACCGCTACGTCGTGCTGCGCGTGCGCTTCGCCCTCGAGGACGCCGGCGGCCTCTCCGCCCCCGTCAAGTACCCCGAGACGGCCCGCGCCCTCGGCGTCGAGGCCGGCGACCGCGTCCCGGCCGCCGTCGCCCGCGAGACCGTCCTGCGCCTGCGCGCCGGCAAGGGCATGGTCCTCGACCCCGCCGACCACGACACCTGGTCCGCCGGCTCCTTCTTCCACAACCCGATCCTCACCGACGAGGCCTACGCCGCCTTCCTCGCCCGCGTCCAGGACCGCCTCGGCCCCGACACCGCCCCGCCCGCCTACCCGGCCGGCGAGGGCCGTACCAAGACCAGCGCGGCCTGGCTGATCGACAAGGCCGGCTTCACCAAGGGCTACGGCACCGGCCCCGCCCGCATCTCCACCAAGCACACCCTCGCCCTCACCAACCGGGGCCAGGCCACCACCGAGGACCTGCTGGCCCTGGCCCGCGAGGTCGTCGCCGGGGTCCACGCGGCCTTCGGCGTCACCCTCGTCAACGAGCCGGTGACGGTCGGCGTCCGCCTCTGA
- a CDS encoding MaoC family dehydratase: protein MTAQIHYADVEVGTELPAASFPVTRATLVRYAGASGDFNPIHWNEKFAKEVGLPDVIAHGMFTMAEAIRVVTDWVGDPGAVVEYGVRFTKPVVVPNDDQGALIEVTAKVAQKLDDNRVRVDLTAMSAGQKVLGMSRAVVRLA, encoded by the coding sequence ATGACCGCGCAGATCCACTACGCCGACGTCGAGGTCGGCACCGAGCTCCCGGCGGCGTCCTTCCCCGTGACCCGCGCCACGCTCGTGCGCTACGCCGGCGCCTCGGGCGACTTCAACCCGATCCACTGGAACGAGAAGTTCGCCAAGGAGGTCGGGCTGCCGGACGTCATCGCGCACGGCATGTTCACCATGGCCGAGGCGATCCGCGTCGTGACCGACTGGGTCGGCGACCCGGGCGCGGTCGTGGAGTACGGCGTCCGCTTCACCAAGCCGGTCGTGGTCCCGAACGACGACCAGGGTGCGCTGATCGAGGTCACCGCCAAGGTCGCGCAGAAGCTGGACGACAACCGCGTACGGGTCGACCTGACGGCGATGAGCGCAGGGCAGAAGGTCCTGGGCATGTCCCGTGCGGTGGTCCGGCTGGCCTGA
- a CDS encoding amidohydrolase family protein — protein sequence MSDSQPQQPSPSPRNPAGGPSGGSAGNPGAGPSKGPAGGPPKGSAGGPSRASGGPSRGPAAGPGRTPAEGPGRTPGRAPAGGPAPEATGLLLTGARLTDGRTVDVRLSAGRIQAVGTAGSLPAPALARVDLRGYLLLPAPAEPHAHGDTALTADGEGPVSYARDEVQRRATEAALLQLGHGATAVRSHIRIGDVHGLGPMEAALQARRSLRGLTDLTTVAVPRLLTGVAGADGLAMLRDAVKMGASVIGGCPDLDPDPTGFVEAVLELAAEHGCPVDLHTDGDDPGRLARLAAMAGGLRPGVAIGPCGGLSRLPLDAASRAADQLAAAGVRVTCLPQGDCAALERRGLRTAPVRLLRAAGVRVAAGSGALRDAGNPVGRGDPLEAAYLLASQGGLRAAEAYDAVSAAAREAMALPEVRVEAGFPAELLAVRGDRIAGVLSLAYSRIVIHRGRVVARTSAVREYCDSAVAVALDLPRQGRMEPGP from the coding sequence ATGTCCGACAGCCAGCCGCAGCAGCCGTCCCCCTCACCCCGCAACCCGGCCGGGGGCCCCTCCGGCGGCTCCGCCGGAAACCCGGGCGCAGGCCCGTCCAAGGGTCCGGCGGGAGGCCCGCCCAAAGGGTCGGCGGGGGGTCCGTCCCGGGCCTCCGGCGGCCCGTCCCGGGGCCCGGCCGCAGGCCCGGGGCGCACTCCGGCCGAGGGCCCGGGGCGCACCCCGGGCCGCGCTCCCGCCGGCGGCCCCGCCCCCGAGGCCACGGGGCTCCTGCTCACCGGCGCCCGGCTCACCGACGGGCGCACCGTCGACGTCCGGCTCAGCGCCGGCCGCATCCAGGCCGTCGGGACCGCGGGCAGCCTCCCGGCCCCCGCCCTGGCCCGGGTCGACCTGCGCGGCTACCTGCTCCTGCCCGCCCCGGCCGAGCCGCACGCGCACGGGGACACCGCCCTGACCGCCGACGGCGAGGGGCCCGTCTCCTACGCCCGCGACGAGGTGCAGCGCCGGGCCACCGAGGCGGCGCTGCTCCAGCTCGGGCACGGGGCCACCGCCGTGCGCTCCCACATCCGGATCGGGGACGTGCACGGGCTGGGGCCGATGGAGGCCGCCCTCCAGGCCCGCCGCTCCCTGCGCGGGCTCACCGACCTCACCACGGTGGCCGTACCCCGCCTGCTGACCGGGGTGGCCGGGGCCGACGGGCTGGCGATGCTGCGCGACGCCGTGAAGATGGGCGCCTCGGTGATCGGCGGCTGCCCCGACCTGGACCCCGACCCGACGGGCTTCGTCGAGGCGGTCCTGGAGCTGGCCGCCGAGCACGGCTGCCCCGTGGACCTGCACACGGACGGGGACGACCCCGGCCGCCTCGCCCGGCTCGCGGCGATGGCCGGCGGGCTGCGGCCCGGGGTGGCCATCGGCCCCTGCGGAGGCCTGTCCCGGCTGCCGCTGGACGCCGCCTCCCGCGCCGCCGACCAGCTCGCCGCGGCCGGCGTCCGGGTCACCTGCCTGCCGCAGGGCGACTGCGCCGCCCTGGAGCGCCGCGGCCTGCGCACCGCCCCCGTGCGCCTGCTGCGCGCCGCCGGGGTCCGGGTCGCCGCCGGGAGCGGGGCGCTGCGGGACGCGGGCAACCCGGTCGGGCGGGGCGACCCCCTCGAAGCCGCCTACCTGCTGGCCTCCCAGGGCGGGCTGCGCGCCGCCGAGGCCTACGACGCGGTCAGTGCCGCCGCCCGGGAGGCGATGGCCCTGCCGGAGGTCCGGGTGGAGGCCGGCTTCCCGGCGGAGCTGCTCGCCGTGCGCGGGGACCGGATCGCCGGGGTGCTGTCGCTGGCGTACAGCCGGATCGTGATCCACCGGGGCCGGGTGGTAGCCCGGACGAGTGCCGTACGGGAGTACTGCGACTCGGCGGTCGCGGTGGCCCTGGACCTGCCCCGGCAGGGCCGGATGGAGCCCGGCCCCTGA
- a CDS encoding TetR/AcrR family transcriptional regulator, which yields MARMSADERRESVIRAAIQEFARGGYHGTSTEAIAKRVGVSQPYLFRLFPGKKAIFLAAAGRCLESTRKVFAEAADGLHGEEARAAMGEAYVRLIAEDPAMLQMQLQMYVTVAAAEAAGDHELGELVRAGWLELWDTVGIPLGDVHQTTAFMAQGMLINTLSAMGFPSGHRIWDGFPGDVAKAAGSVRAPRGGRTA from the coding sequence ATGGCAAGGATGAGTGCGGACGAGCGGCGCGAGAGCGTCATCCGCGCCGCGATCCAGGAGTTCGCGCGCGGCGGCTACCACGGGACCTCCACGGAGGCGATCGCCAAGCGCGTCGGGGTGTCGCAGCCCTATCTCTTCCGCCTCTTCCCGGGCAAGAAGGCCATTTTCCTGGCCGCCGCCGGGCGGTGCCTGGAGAGCACCCGCAAGGTCTTCGCCGAGGCCGCCGACGGGCTGCACGGCGAGGAGGCCCGCGCCGCCATGGGCGAGGCCTACGTCCGGCTGATCGCCGAGGACCCGGCGATGCTCCAGATGCAGCTCCAGATGTACGTCACCGTGGCCGCCGCCGAGGCCGCCGGCGACCACGAGCTCGGCGAGCTCGTACGGGCCGGCTGGCTGGAGCTGTGGGACACCGTCGGCATCCCGCTCGGCGACGTCCACCAGACCACCGCCTTCATGGCGCAGGGGATGCTCATCAACACCCTGTCCGCCATGGGGTTCCCCTCCGGCCACCGGATCTGGGACGGCTTCCCGGGCGACGTCGCCAAGGCGGCCGGATCGGTGCGCGCCCCGAGGGGCGGTCGCACGGCGTGA
- a CDS encoding SDR family oxidoreductase, whose product MRIVIAGGHGRIALRLERLLAARGYEVAGIIRDPEQGADLREVDAEPVLCDLESASVEHVAGILQGADAAVFAAGAGPGSGPARKETVDRGAAVLFADAAERARVRRFLMVSSMGADARHEGSEVFDAYLRAKGEADDHLRTRLGLEWTIVRPGVLTDDPGTGLVRLEAHTGPGSVTRDDVAAVLAELIETPATAGLTLELLSGSTPVPVAVKDVAGN is encoded by the coding sequence ATGCGCATCGTCATCGCGGGTGGACACGGTCGGATCGCGCTGCGGCTGGAGCGCCTGCTCGCCGCGCGCGGGTACGAGGTCGCGGGGATCATCCGGGACCCGGAGCAGGGCGCCGATCTGCGCGAGGTCGACGCGGAACCGGTGCTGTGCGACCTGGAGTCGGCCTCCGTGGAGCACGTGGCGGGGATCCTGCAGGGCGCGGACGCGGCGGTTTTCGCCGCCGGCGCGGGCCCGGGCAGCGGTCCGGCGCGCAAGGAGACCGTGGACAGGGGGGCGGCGGTGCTGTTCGCCGACGCCGCCGAACGGGCCCGCGTGCGCCGCTTCCTGATGGTCTCCTCGATGGGTGCGGACGCCCGGCACGAGGGGAGCGAGGTCTTCGACGCCTACCTGCGGGCCAAGGGCGAGGCCGACGACCACCTGCGGACCCGGCTGGGCCTGGAGTGGACGATCGTCCGCCCGGGCGTGCTGACCGACGACCCCGGCACGGGGCTGGTCCGGCTGGAGGCGCACACCGGGCCGGGCAGCGTCACCCGGGACGACGTGGCCGCGGTCCTCGCCGAACTCATCGAGACCCCGGCGACGGCCGGCCTGACCCTGGAGCTGCTGTCGGGCTCGACGCCGGTCCCGGTGGCCGTGAAGGACGTCGCGGGCAACTGA
- a CDS encoding adenosine deaminase produces the protein MEHVRDLTLLPKAHLHLHFTGSMRPSTLLELADKYGVRLPDALTAGEPPKLRATDERGWFRFQRLYDAARSCLREPEDIRRLVREAAEEDVRDGSGWLEIQVDPTSYAPLLGGMIPAVEIILDAVDAASRETGLGMRVLIAANRMKHPLDARTLARLAVRYADRGIVGFGLSNDERRGMARDFDRAFAIAREGGLLAAPHGGELTGPASVRDCLDDLHASRIGHGVRAAEDPRLLKRLADRQITCEVCPASNVALGVYERPEDVPLRTLFEAGVPMALGADDPLLFGSRLAAQYEIARRHHAFTDEELAELARQSVRGSAAPEEVKAKLLDGIEHWLSG, from the coding sequence ATGGAGCACGTACGCGATCTCACGCTTCTGCCGAAGGCCCACCTGCACCTGCACTTCACCGGCTCGATGCGCCCGTCGACCCTGCTGGAGCTGGCCGACAAGTACGGCGTCCGGCTGCCGGACGCACTGACCGCCGGCGAGCCGCCCAAGCTGCGGGCCACCGACGAACGCGGCTGGTTCCGCTTCCAGCGGCTCTACGACGCCGCCCGCTCCTGCCTGCGGGAGCCCGAGGACATCCGGCGGCTGGTCCGCGAGGCCGCCGAGGAGGACGTCCGGGACGGCAGCGGCTGGCTGGAGATCCAGGTGGACCCCACCTCCTACGCCCCGCTGCTCGGCGGCATGATCCCGGCCGTGGAGATCATCCTCGACGCCGTCGACGCCGCCTCCCGGGAGACGGGGCTGGGCATGCGGGTGCTGATCGCCGCCAACCGGATGAAGCACCCCCTGGACGCCCGCACCCTGGCCCGGCTGGCCGTCCGGTACGCCGACCGGGGGATCGTCGGCTTCGGCCTCTCCAACGACGAGCGCCGCGGCATGGCCCGCGACTTCGACCGGGCCTTCGCCATCGCCCGCGAGGGCGGTCTGCTGGCGGCCCCGCACGGCGGTGAGCTGACCGGACCGGCCTCGGTCCGCGACTGCCTCGACGACCTGCACGCCTCCCGCATCGGGCACGGTGTCCGGGCCGCCGAGGACCCGCGGCTGCTGAAGCGGCTCGCGGACCGGCAGATCACCTGCGAGGTCTGCCCGGCGTCCAATGTCGCGCTCGGCGTCTACGAGCGGCCCGAGGACGTCCCGCTGCGCACCCTCTTCGAGGCCGGGGTGCCGATGGCCCTGGGCGCGGACGACCCGCTGCTCTTCGGTTCGCGGCTGGCGGCCCAGTACGAGATCGCGCGCCGCCACCACGCCTTCACGGACGAGGAGCTCGCCGAGCTGGCCCGCCAGTCGGTGCGGGGTTCGGCGGCGCCGGAGGAGGTCAAGGCGAAGCTGCTGGACGGGATCGAGCACTGGCTCAGCGGGTGA
- a CDS encoding MaoC family dehydratase N-terminal domain-containing protein, which translates to MALDQAFVGRTYPPTQPYEVGREKIREFAVAVGDENPVYTDPEAAKAFGHQDVIAPPTFVFAITFAAAGQVVQDPQLGLDYSRVVHGDQKFAYVRPVRAGDRLTVTSTIEAVKSLAGNDIIDIRGEVHDESGEHVVTAWTKLVSRAPEEA; encoded by the coding sequence ATGGCACTCGACCAGGCCTTCGTGGGGCGGACCTACCCGCCCACGCAGCCGTACGAGGTCGGCCGGGAGAAGATCCGCGAATTCGCGGTCGCGGTGGGTGACGAGAATCCCGTCTACACCGACCCCGAAGCCGCCAAGGCGTTCGGTCACCAGGACGTGATCGCCCCGCCGACTTTCGTGTTCGCCATCACCTTCGCCGCCGCGGGCCAGGTCGTCCAGGACCCGCAGCTGGGCCTGGACTACAGCCGCGTCGTGCACGGCGACCAGAAGTTCGCGTACGTGCGCCCCGTGCGCGCGGGTGACCGGCTCACCGTGACCTCGACCATCGAGGCCGTGAAGTCGCTCGCCGGGAACGACATCATCGACATCCGCGGCGAAGTCCACGACGAGTCCGGCGAGCACGTGGTGACCGCGTGGACCAAGCTCGTGTCCCGCGCCCCCGAGGAGGCCTGA
- a CDS encoding DUF3291 domain-containing protein produces MPDIPWIAPTAPAPDAEVYVMASRFETATLAGAFKFFLKAPGIIGQIRKAPGAHGAALRARVFSRTFLTLSAWEDRDALYRFARSEPHRSSSRAASAYMKESAFTYWTAPARELPLTWAEAERRLAEQKPGH; encoded by the coding sequence ATGCCCGACATCCCCTGGATCGCCCCCACCGCCCCCGCCCCCGACGCCGAGGTCTACGTCATGGCCTCCCGCTTCGAAACCGCCACCCTCGCGGGCGCCTTCAAGTTCTTCCTCAAGGCACCCGGCATCATCGGCCAGATCCGCAAGGCCCCCGGCGCCCACGGCGCCGCCCTCCGCGCCCGCGTCTTCAGCCGGACCTTCCTCACCCTCTCCGCCTGGGAGGACCGCGACGCCCTCTACCGCTTCGCCCGCAGCGAGCCCCACCGCTCCAGCTCCCGCGCCGCCAGCGCGTACATGAAGGAGTCCGCCTTCACCTACTGGACCGCTCCCGCCCGCGAACTCCCCCTCACCTGGGCCGAGGCCGAGCGGCGTCTGGCCGAGCAGAAGCCGGGCCACTGA
- the rpmG gene encoding 50S ribosomal protein L33, translating into MAATDVRPKITLACVECKERNYITKKNRRNNPDRMEMKKHCPRCNSHTAHRETR; encoded by the coding sequence GTGGCTGCCACCGACGTCCGCCCGAAGATCACGCTGGCCTGCGTGGAGTGCAAGGAGCGGAACTACATCACCAAGAAGAACCGGCGTAACAACCCGGACCGCATGGAGATGAAGAAGCACTGCCCGCGCTGCAACTCGCACACCGCGCACCGCGAGACCCGCTAA